The following coding sequences lie in one Lolium perenne isolate Kyuss_39 chromosome 2, Kyuss_2.0, whole genome shotgun sequence genomic window:
- the LOC139835522 gene encoding uncharacterized protein, producing MVEWDNLCREIQALPVEEQNDWVSWSLENSGVFLTMSVYHGMMHGAAITHFKEVWRTRVPPKIKIFMWQLIRGKLPSCEQVAKRMGPSKGHRALCGEIKDCNHIFFTCHMARFMWSGVRELLHCDWNPIGDEEFIALAQGLAGPLRRLVWFTFATLSWSLWNIRNKLTIEGKLMLIHMQSWRVLVRRRDKTLLDVVRDEVRRLHARARAAD from the coding sequence ATGGTAGAGTGGGATAACCTGTGCAGGGAAATACAGGCTCTACCGGTGGAGGAGCAGAATGACTGGGTGTCATGGTCTCTTGAGAACTCCGGGGTTTTCTTGACCATGTCCGTTTACCACGGGATGATGCATGGGGCGGCTATCACACACTTCAAGGAGGTCTGGCGCACCAGGGTGCCTCCTAAgattaagattttcatgtggcAGCTCATTAGAGGGAAGCTTCCGTCGTGCGAGCAGGTGGCCAAGAGGATGGGGCCCTCCAAGGGTCACCGTGCGTTGTGTGGGGAGATTAAGGATTGCAATCATATTTTTTTCACATGCCACATGGCTAGGTTCATGTGGTCTGGAGTTAGGGAACTCCTTCACTGCGACTGGAACCCGATAGGGGACGAGGAGTTCATCGCACTTGCGCAGGGTTTGGCAGGCCCCCTTCGTAGATTAGTTTGGTTCACCTTTGCGACCCTTAGCTGGTCCCTTTGGAACATTAGGAATAAACTAACTATCGAAGGAAAGCTTATGCTTATTCACATGCAGTCatggagggttctggtcagacgGAGGGACAAGACGTTGCTGGACGTGGTACGGGACGAGGTCAGGAGGCTGCACGCGAGGGCTAGGGCCGCAGACTAG